A genome region from Hevea brasiliensis isolate MT/VB/25A 57/8 chromosome 9, ASM3005281v1, whole genome shotgun sequence includes the following:
- the LOC110640378 gene encoding NADP-dependent alkenal double bond reductase P2 produces the protein MAGEEETVSNKQVIFKGYVSGFPKETDMYLTTTSTKLKVPEGSKAVLVKNLYLSCDPYLRFRMSNIPSEDPEFSPFQPGSPIYGFVVAKVVDSGHPDFKKGDLVWGVNGWEEYSLITEPERLFKIPHTDVPLSYYTGLLGMPGVTAYFGLTDICSPKEGERVYVSAASGAVGQLVGQFAKWMGCYVVGSAGSKQKVELLKNKFGFDEAFNYKEEHDWNAALKRYFPEGIDIYYENVGGKMLDAVLPNMRAHGRIAACGMISQYNLQQPEGVHNLATIILKRLRIQGFIAFDYFSQYSRLLDFVVPYIREGKITYVEDITEGIENAPAALIGLFSGRNVGKQVVAIAHE, from the exons ATGGCAGGTGAGGAAGAGACAGTGAGCAACAAACAGGTGATATTCAAGGGTTATGTGAGTGGTTTTCCTAAAGAAACAGACATGTATTTGACCACTACTTCTACTAAACTCAAAGTACCAGAAGGTAGTAAAGCTGTTTTAGTTAAAAATCTCTACTTGTCCTGTGATCCTTACTTGCGATTCCGCATGTCAAATATCCCATCTGAAGATCCCGAGTTCTCTCCCTTTCAGCCTGGCTCT CCGATATATGGATTTGTAGTGGCTAAAGTGGTGGATTCTGGGCACCCTGACTTCAAGAAAGGAGACTTGGTGTGGGGAGTAAACGGCTGGGAAGAGTACAGTCTTATAACAGAGCCTGAGAGACTCTTTAAAATTCCACATACTGATGTTCCCCTTTCCTACTACACTGGACTTCTTG GCATGCCTGGCGTCACTGCTTACTTTGGATTAACAGACATTTGTTCTCCCAAGGAAGGAGAACGTGTGTATGTATCAGCAGCATCTGGTGCGGTTGGTCAGCTTGTTGGACAGTTTGCAAAGTGGATGGGCTGCTATGTTGTTGGAAGTGCTGGAAGCAAACAAAAG GTTGAACTATTGAAGAACAAGTTTGGTTTTGATGAAGCTTTCAATTATAAAGAGGAGCATGACTGGAATGCAGCTTTGAAAAG GTATTTCCCAGAAGGCATTGACATTTACTACGAAAATGTTGGGGGCAAAATGCTTGACGCAGTGCTTCCAAACATGAGAGCACATGGACGGATTGCAGCATGTGGAATGATCTCTCAATACAATCTGCAGCAGCCTGAAGGAGTACACAATTTGGCTACCATTATTTTAAAGCGACTGCGGATACAAGGATTTATAGCTTTCGATTACTTCAGCCAGTACTCCAGGTTGTTGGACTTTGTTGTTCCTTACATTAGAGAAGGAAAAATTACTTATGTGGAAGACATAACTGAAGGCATTGAGAATGCTCCTGCTGCTCTGATAGGCCTTTTCAGTGGCCGCAATGTTGGGAAACAAGTAGTAGCAATTGCTCACGAGTGA